A region of Allocoleopsis franciscana PCC 7113 DNA encodes the following proteins:
- a CDS encoding GTP-binding protein: MDTDEFDSAIASFEEIQEELNYKQAQDALRDIVSHLDLTPREQAGLELELEGLTTWLDKLEDSCIQIAAFGMVGRGKSSVLNALLGTPVFETGALHGVTRSSHTANWQLSQEAVGDNGQDILRVALPSSIGNSQVQLIDTPGIDEVDGETREALAHQVARQVDLILFMIAGDMTKVEFDALSQLRNVGKPMLLVFNKIDQYPEADRQEIYRKIRDERVKQLLSPEEIVMVAASPLVAQAVRRTDGSMNVQRRPGKPQVDELKLKILEILHREGKSLVALNSMLYADEVNERVVNRKMAIREESANQIIWKATITKAVAIALNPLTVVDVLTATIVDVVMILTLSRLYGISMTQQGALGLLQKIALGMGGIGASELLVSLGLGSLKSLLGLSAPATGGISLAPYVSVALTQAGVAGVSSYAIGQVTKTYLANGASWGPDGPKAVVSRILSSLDETSILNRIKEELEAKLDGQRWKMKTR, from the coding sequence ATGGATACCGACGAATTCGACAGTGCGATCGCCAGCTTTGAAGAAATTCAGGAAGAACTCAACTACAAACAAGCACAAGACGCACTTCGAGATATTGTGAGTCATCTCGACTTGACCCCACGAGAACAAGCGGGTTTAGAGTTAGAACTTGAGGGCTTAACTACATGGCTTGACAAATTAGAGGATTCATGCATCCAGATTGCCGCCTTTGGCATGGTGGGACGGGGGAAATCATCTGTACTCAATGCCTTATTGGGTACACCCGTATTTGAGACAGGGGCTTTGCATGGCGTTACCCGCAGCAGTCATACGGCGAACTGGCAATTGAGTCAGGAAGCGGTGGGGGATAATGGTCAAGACATTCTGCGAGTTGCCTTACCAAGTAGTATCGGTAATTCCCAAGTTCAGCTAATTGACACGCCAGGAATTGACGAAGTAGACGGTGAAACCCGTGAAGCGTTGGCGCATCAGGTTGCTAGACAGGTAGACTTGATTCTCTTTATGATCGCCGGTGACATGACGAAGGTGGAATTTGACGCCCTCTCCCAACTGCGGAATGTTGGCAAACCGATGTTGCTGGTGTTTAACAAAATTGACCAATATCCCGAAGCGGATCGACAGGAAATTTATCGCAAAATTCGGGATGAGCGAGTGAAGCAATTGCTCTCCCCTGAAGAAATTGTCATGGTTGCCGCGTCCCCCTTGGTTGCTCAAGCGGTGCGACGTACCGATGGTAGTATGAACGTGCAACGGCGTCCGGGAAAACCGCAAGTCGATGAGTTGAAGCTGAAAATTCTGGAGATTTTGCACCGGGAAGGTAAATCGCTGGTAGCCCTCAACTCGATGCTTTATGCCGATGAGGTTAATGAACGGGTGGTTAATCGGAAAATGGCGATTCGGGAGGAGAGTGCCAATCAGATTATCTGGAAAGCAACGATAACCAAGGCCGTTGCGATCGCACTTAACCCCTTAACGGTTGTAGATGTCCTCACTGCCACCATTGTTGATGTGGTGATGATTTTAACCTTATCTCGCCTGTACGGCATTTCCATGACTCAGCAGGGAGCTTTAGGATTATTGCAAAAAATTGCGCTTGGCATGGGAGGGATTGGGGCTAGCGAACTATTGGTGAGTCTAGGACTCGGTTCTCTCAAAAGTTTACTCGGTCTTTCAGCACCGGCAACGGGGGGAATTTCCTTAGCACCTTATGTTTCGGTGGCACTAACTCAAGCCGGGGTTGCTGGTGTTTCTTCGTATGCGATCGGACAAGTGACTAAGACTTATTTGGCAAACGGGGCATCTTGGGGGCCAGATGGGCCAAAAGCCGTGGTAAGTCGCATTCTCTCCTCCCTAGATGAAACCTCGATTCTCAATCGTATTAAAGAGGAATTAGAAGCGAAACTCGATGGACAGCGATGGAAGATGAAAACTCGTTGA
- the psaB gene encoding photosystem I core protein PsaB produces MATKFPKFSQDLAQDPTTRRIWYGIATAHDFESHDGMTEENLYQKIFASHFGHIAIIFLWTSGLLFHVAWQGNFEQWIKDPLNIRPIAHAIWDPQFGAPAVEAFTQAGAANPVDISYSGVYYWWYTQGIRTNGDLYQGAIFLLILSAIFLFAGWLHLQPKFRPSLSWFKSAESRLNHHLAGLFGVSSLAWAGHLIHVAIPESRGQHVGWDNFLSVRPHPAGLAPFFTGNWGVYAQNPDTTGHVFGTAQGAGTAILTFLGGFHPQTESLWLTDMAHHHLAIAVIFIVAGHMYRTNFGIGHSIKEMLNSKAGLVGGKSEGQFNLPHQGLYDTMNNSLHFQLAFALAALGVITSLVAQHMYSIPPYAFMAKDFTTQAALYTHHQYIAGFIMVGAFAHGAIFLVRDYDPELNKGNVLDRVLRHKEAIISHLSWVSLFLGFHTLGLYVHNDTVVAFGTPEKQILIEPVFAQFIQAAHGKALYGMDLLLSNPDSIATTAWPNYGNVWLPGWLDAINSGTNSLFLTIGPGDFLVHHAIALGLHTTTLILVKGALDARGSKLMPDKKDFGYAFPCDGPGRGGTCDISAWDSFYLAMFWMLNTIGWVTFYWHWKHLGVWQGNVAQFNESSTYLMGWLRDYLWLYSAQLINGYNPYGMNNLAVWSWMFLFGHLVWATGFMFLISWRGYWQELIETLVWAHERTPLANLIRWKDKPVALSIVQGRVVGLAHFTVGYILTYAAFVIASTAGKFG; encoded by the coding sequence CACTTCGGTCACATTGCAATCATTTTCTTGTGGACTTCTGGCCTCCTGTTCCACGTCGCCTGGCAAGGTAACTTTGAACAGTGGATTAAAGATCCGCTCAATATCCGTCCCATCGCCCACGCGATTTGGGACCCTCAATTCGGCGCACCTGCTGTAGAAGCCTTCACCCAAGCGGGTGCGGCTAACCCAGTTGATATTTCCTACTCCGGTGTTTACTACTGGTGGTACACCCAAGGAATTCGGACGAACGGCGACTTGTATCAAGGTGCAATATTCCTGTTGATACTATCGGCAATCTTCCTGTTCGCAGGTTGGCTGCACTTACAGCCCAAGTTCCGTCCGAGCTTATCCTGGTTCAAGAGTGCTGAGTCTCGCCTGAACCATCACCTAGCAGGTCTGTTTGGTGTTAGTTCTCTGGCTTGGGCTGGTCACTTGATTCACGTTGCTATCCCCGAATCTCGTGGACAGCACGTGGGTTGGGATAATTTCCTATCGGTTAGGCCACACCCAGCAGGCTTGGCTCCGTTTTTCACCGGAAACTGGGGCGTTTATGCCCAGAACCCTGATACAACGGGTCATGTATTTGGCACGGCTCAAGGAGCAGGGACAGCCATTCTGACGTTCTTGGGTGGTTTCCATCCCCAGACCGAGTCCCTGTGGCTGACTGACATGGCGCATCACCACTTGGCGATCGCTGTGATCTTCATCGTGGCCGGTCACATGTACCGCACCAACTTCGGCATTGGTCACAGCATCAAAGAGATGCTCAACTCCAAGGCTGGTTTGGTGGGTGGCAAGAGTGAAGGTCAATTCAACCTGCCTCACCAAGGGTTGTATGACACGATGAACAACTCCTTGCACTTCCAGCTAGCATTTGCTCTGGCAGCGCTGGGTGTCATCACCTCCTTGGTGGCGCAGCACATGTATTCGATCCCGCCTTATGCCTTCATGGCTAAGGACTTCACCACCCAAGCGGCGCTCTACACCCACCACCAGTACATTGCTGGCTTCATCATGGTGGGAGCGTTTGCCCACGGCGCGATTTTCCTGGTACGAGACTATGACCCTGAATTAAATAAAGGGAATGTCTTGGATCGGGTTCTACGGCACAAAGAAGCCATCATCTCTCACTTGAGCTGGGTTTCACTGTTCTTGGGTTTCCACACTCTGGGTCTGTACGTCCACAACGATACCGTGGTCGCTTTCGGAACCCCTGAGAAGCAAATCCTGATTGAACCGGTGTTTGCTCAGTTCATCCAAGCCGCTCATGGTAAAGCCCTGTACGGCATGGACTTGCTGTTGTCCAATCCTGATAGCATCGCGACCACTGCATGGCCAAACTATGGCAATGTCTGGTTACCGGGCTGGCTGGATGCCATCAACAGCGGCACCAACTCTCTGTTCTTAACAATTGGCCCTGGCGATTTCCTGGTTCACCATGCGATCGCACTGGGTCTGCACACCACCACCCTGATTCTGGTCAAAGGTGCGTTGGATGCCCGTGGTTCTAAGCTCATGCCGGACAAGAAAGACTTCGGCTATGCTTTCCCTTGCGACGGCCCCGGCCGTGGCGGCACCTGCGACATCTCGGCTTGGGATTCCTTCTACCTCGCCATGTTCTGGATGCTCAATACCATTGGTTGGGTGACCTTCTACTGGCACTGGAAGCATCTAGGTGTTTGGCAAGGCAACGTAGCTCAGTTTAATGAGTCTTCAACTTATCTCATGGGCTGGCTGCGCGATTACCTCTGGCTGTACTCCGCTCAGCTAATTAACGGGTACAACCCCTACGGTATGAACAACCTGGCGGTCTGGTCTTGGATGTTCCTCTTCGGACACCTGGTTTGGGCAACCGGCTTCATGTTCCTGATTAGCTGGCGTGGATATTGGCAAGAGTTGATTGAAACTCTGGTTTGGGCGCACGAGCGCACTCCTCTGGCGAACTTGATTCGCTGGAAGGACAAGCCCGTTGCTCTGTCTATCGTTCAAGGTCGTGTGGTTGGTTTAGCTCACTTCACGGTTGGCTATATCCTCACCTACGCAGCGTTTGTGATTGCCTCGACGGCTGGTAAGTTTGGCTGA